In one window of Corynebacterium incognita DNA:
- a CDS encoding phosphatase PAP2 family protein, with protein sequence MNNATTSAREAFGVLEDKESRVLEAIQSVAYDAPGVLSAARGLSHFGEHALGWMGTSAALALAYRNNPTRRRQWVGAGVSAFTAHAASVVTKRIVRRKRPDYPYVKVGVGTPSRLSFPSSHATSTTAFLAAAAYITKNPAPLLGVPVMMCSRMVLGVHYPTDTIVGAGVGAATAHLVMHAMEK encoded by the coding sequence GGAATCTCGTGTCCTGGAGGCCATCCAGTCCGTGGCTTATGACGCCCCCGGCGTTCTGTCCGCCGCCCGCGGCTTGTCCCACTTCGGCGAGCACGCGCTCGGTTGGATGGGCACCTCCGCGGCCCTGGCGCTGGCTTACCGCAACAACCCCACACGGCGCCGCCAGTGGGTGGGCGCGGGCGTTTCCGCGTTCACCGCGCACGCGGCGTCGGTAGTCACCAAGCGCATCGTGCGCCGCAAGCGACCCGATTACCCTTACGTAAAGGTGGGCGTGGGCACGCCGTCGCGGCTGTCCTTCCCGTCGTCGCATGCGACGTCGACAACGGCATTTCTGGCCGCCGCGGCATATATCACTAAGAACCCGGCACCGCTGTTGGGTGTTCCCGTGATGATGTGCTCACGCATGGTGCTGGGAGTGCACTATCCCACGGACACGATTGTGGGCGCCGGCGTCGGCGCGGCGACAGCGCACTTGGTCATGCACGCAATGGAAAAGTAG